In Tenrec ecaudatus isolate mTenEca1 chromosome 4, mTenEca1.hap1, whole genome shotgun sequence, a single window of DNA contains:
- the TKFC gene encoding triokinase/FMN cyclase isoform X2, whose product MTSKKLMNSVTGCADDALAGLVACNPNLQLLQGHRVALRSDLDSLKGQVALLSGGGSGHEPAHAAGTLLIVKNYTGDRLNFGLAREQARAEGLPVEMVVIGDDSAFTVLKKAGRRGLCGTVLIHKVAGALAEAGVGLEEITRRVSEVAKVMGTLGVSLSSCSVPGSKPTFELSTDEVELGLGIHGEAGVRRIKMATADEIVKLMLDHMTNPSNASHVPVQSGSSVVLVVNNLGGLSFLELGIVADAAVRALEARGVKIARALVGTFMSALEMAGVSLTLLLADEPLLKLIDAETSASGWTNTVKASVTGRTRSRAAPTEPPEGPDSTAARGSASKRMVPVLERVCTTLLGLEEHLNALDRAAGDGDCGTTHSRAATAIQGWLKAGPSPTSPAQLLSRLSVLLLEKMGGSSGALYGLFLTAAAQPLRTKTDLPAWSAAMDAGLEAMQRYGKAAPGDRTMLDSLWAAGQELQAWKSPGADLLQVLTKAVKSAEAAAEATKHMEAGAGRASYISSARLDQPDPGAVAAAAILRAILEALQS is encoded by the exons ATG ACCTCCAAGAAGCTGATGAACTCAGTGACAGGCTGTGCTGACGATGCGCTCGCAGGCCTGGTGGCCTGCAACCCCAACCTACAGCTCCTGCAGGGCCACCGGGTGGCCCTCCGCTCTGACCTGGACAGCCTCAAGGGCCAGGTGGCACTGCTGTCGGGTGGGGGCTCCGGCCATGAGCCCGCCCATGCCG cGGGGACCCTCCTCATCGTGAAGAACTACACGGGGGACCGGCTGAACTTCGGCCTGGCCCGGGAGCAGGCCCGAGCGGAGGGCCTCCCTGTGGAGATGGTGGTCATTGGGGACGACAGCGCCTTCACAGTTctgaagaaggcaggcaggcggggactCTGTGGCACCGTGCTCATACACAAG GTGGCAGGTGCCCTGGCCGAGGCTGGTGTGGGGCTCGAGGAAATCACCAGGCGGGTGAGCGAGGTCGCCAAAGTCATGG GCACCCTTGGGGTGAGCTTGTCTTCCTGCAGTGTTCCTGGCTCCAAGCCCACCTTCGAGCTCTCTACCGATGAAGTAGAACTGGGCCTGG GTATCCACGGGGAAGCCGGTGTCCGGCGGATCAAG ATGGCCACAGCTGATGAGATCGTGAAGCTGATGCTCGACCACATGACCAACCCCTCCAACGCGTCCCATGTGCCTGTGCAATCAG GCTCCTCGGTGGTGCTGGTGGTCAACAACCTGGGTGGCCTGTCTTTCCTGGAACTGGGCATCGTTGCCGACGCTGCTGTCCGCGCCCTGG AGGCCCGCGGAGTGAAGATCGCCCGTGCCCTGGTGGGCACTTTCATGTCTGCGCTGGAGATGGCTGGTGTTTCCCTGACCCTCCTGCTGGCTGATGAGCCCCTCCTGAAGCTGATCG ATGCTGAAACCAGTGCCTCAGGCTGGACCAACACGGTGAAGGCCTCTGTTACTGGGCGCACTCGGAGCCGGGCTGCCCCCACTGAGCCCCCAGAGGGCCCCGACTCCACTGCCGCCAGAG GGTCAGCATCGAAGCGGATGGTACCCGTGCTGGAGCGGGTGTGCACCACGCTCCTGGGCCTGGAGGAGCACCTGAACGCCCTGGACCGGGCAGCCGGGGACGGCGACTGTGGCACCACCCACAGCCGCGCGGCCACAG CCATCCAGGGGTGGTTGAAGGCGGGCCCGTCCCCCACCAGCCCCGCTCAGCTGCTCTCCAGGTTATCCGTGCTGCTGTTGGAGAAGATGGGCGGCTCCTCAGGGGCG CTCTATGGCCTCTTCCTGACTGCAGCGGCCCAGCCGCTCAGGACCAAGACTGACCTCCCGGCCTGGTCTGCTGCCATGGACGCCGGCTTGGAGGCCATGCAGAG GTATGGCAAGGCCGCCCCCGGGGACAGGACCATG CTGGACTCGCTGTGGGCTGCAGGGCAGGAGCTGCAGGCCTGGAAGAGCCCGGGCGCTGACCTGCTCCAGGTGCTGACCAAAGCTGTCAAG AGTGCCGAAGCCGCAGCCGAGGCTACCAAACACATGGAGGCTGGAGCCGGAAGAGCCAGCTACATCAGCTCGGCACGGCTGGACCAGCCAGACCCGGGGGCTGTGGCAGCCGCCGCCATCCTCCGCGCCATCCTGGAGGCCCTGCAGAGTTAG
- the TKFC gene encoding triokinase/FMN cyclase isoform X1, which yields MTSKKLMNSVTGCADDALAGLVACNPNLQLLQGHRVALRSDLDSLKGQVALLSGGGSGHEPAHAGFIGKGMLTGVIAGAVFTSPAVGSILAAIRAVAQAGTAGTLLIVKNYTGDRLNFGLAREQARAEGLPVEMVVIGDDSAFTVLKKAGRRGLCGTVLIHKVAGALAEAGVGLEEITRRVSEVAKVMGTLGVSLSSCSVPGSKPTFELSTDEVELGLGIHGEAGVRRIKMATADEIVKLMLDHMTNPSNASHVPVQSGSSVVLVVNNLGGLSFLELGIVADAAVRALEARGVKIARALVGTFMSALEMAGVSLTLLLADEPLLKLIDAETSASGWTNTVKASVTGRTRSRAAPTEPPEGPDSTAARGSASKRMVPVLERVCTTLLGLEEHLNALDRAAGDGDCGTTHSRAATAIQGWLKAGPSPTSPAQLLSRLSVLLLEKMGGSSGALYGLFLTAAAQPLRTKTDLPAWSAAMDAGLEAMQRYGKAAPGDRTMLDSLWAAGQELQAWKSPGADLLQVLTKAVKSAEAAAEATKHMEAGAGRASYISSARLDQPDPGAVAAAAILRAILEALQS from the exons ATG ACCTCCAAGAAGCTGATGAACTCAGTGACAGGCTGTGCTGACGATGCGCTCGCAGGCCTGGTGGCCTGCAACCCCAACCTACAGCTCCTGCAGGGCCACCGGGTGGCCCTCCGCTCTGACCTGGACAGCCTCAAGGGCCAGGTGGCACTGCTGTCGGGTGGGGGCTCCGGCCATGAGCCCGCCCATGCCG GTTTCATAGGGAAAGGGATGCTGACGGGGGTCATCGCGGGTGCCGTGTTCACCTCCCCAGCTGTGGGCAGCATTTTGGCAGCCATCCGGGCAGTGGCCCAGGCAGGCACAG cGGGGACCCTCCTCATCGTGAAGAACTACACGGGGGACCGGCTGAACTTCGGCCTGGCCCGGGAGCAGGCCCGAGCGGAGGGCCTCCCTGTGGAGATGGTGGTCATTGGGGACGACAGCGCCTTCACAGTTctgaagaaggcaggcaggcggggactCTGTGGCACCGTGCTCATACACAAG GTGGCAGGTGCCCTGGCCGAGGCTGGTGTGGGGCTCGAGGAAATCACCAGGCGGGTGAGCGAGGTCGCCAAAGTCATGG GCACCCTTGGGGTGAGCTTGTCTTCCTGCAGTGTTCCTGGCTCCAAGCCCACCTTCGAGCTCTCTACCGATGAAGTAGAACTGGGCCTGG GTATCCACGGGGAAGCCGGTGTCCGGCGGATCAAG ATGGCCACAGCTGATGAGATCGTGAAGCTGATGCTCGACCACATGACCAACCCCTCCAACGCGTCCCATGTGCCTGTGCAATCAG GCTCCTCGGTGGTGCTGGTGGTCAACAACCTGGGTGGCCTGTCTTTCCTGGAACTGGGCATCGTTGCCGACGCTGCTGTCCGCGCCCTGG AGGCCCGCGGAGTGAAGATCGCCCGTGCCCTGGTGGGCACTTTCATGTCTGCGCTGGAGATGGCTGGTGTTTCCCTGACCCTCCTGCTGGCTGATGAGCCCCTCCTGAAGCTGATCG ATGCTGAAACCAGTGCCTCAGGCTGGACCAACACGGTGAAGGCCTCTGTTACTGGGCGCACTCGGAGCCGGGCTGCCCCCACTGAGCCCCCAGAGGGCCCCGACTCCACTGCCGCCAGAG GGTCAGCATCGAAGCGGATGGTACCCGTGCTGGAGCGGGTGTGCACCACGCTCCTGGGCCTGGAGGAGCACCTGAACGCCCTGGACCGGGCAGCCGGGGACGGCGACTGTGGCACCACCCACAGCCGCGCGGCCACAG CCATCCAGGGGTGGTTGAAGGCGGGCCCGTCCCCCACCAGCCCCGCTCAGCTGCTCTCCAGGTTATCCGTGCTGCTGTTGGAGAAGATGGGCGGCTCCTCAGGGGCG CTCTATGGCCTCTTCCTGACTGCAGCGGCCCAGCCGCTCAGGACCAAGACTGACCTCCCGGCCTGGTCTGCTGCCATGGACGCCGGCTTGGAGGCCATGCAGAG GTATGGCAAGGCCGCCCCCGGGGACAGGACCATG CTGGACTCGCTGTGGGCTGCAGGGCAGGAGCTGCAGGCCTGGAAGAGCCCGGGCGCTGACCTGCTCCAGGTGCTGACCAAAGCTGTCAAG AGTGCCGAAGCCGCAGCCGAGGCTACCAAACACATGGAGGCTGGAGCCGGAAGAGCCAGCTACATCAGCTCGGCACGGCTGGACCAGCCAGACCCGGGGGCTGTGGCAGCCGCCGCCATCCTCCGCGCCATCCTGGAGGCCCTGCAGAGTTAG